One genomic window of Arvicanthis niloticus isolate mArvNil1 chromosome 24, mArvNil1.pat.X, whole genome shotgun sequence includes the following:
- the LOC143437698 gene encoding inactive 2'-5' oligoadenylate synthetase 1C-like isoform X2, translating to MAEDQSSAPMDLSSTPAWELDKFIKDHLLGDTTFITEIRADIDFISAFLEKRCFQGAEDPVRVSRVVMGGSYNEYTVLKGRSEVDLVVLFNNLKSFEDQFRRQEEFIKEIGKHLCQLQHEKQLREKFEVQSSEQPNSRSLSFKLSYPQFQQEVKFDVQPAYDALYEVREKEEVDYEIYNKMYAQLIRECNILNKEGKYSICFVELQQNFLWKRPPEVKNLIRLVKHWYQLCKEKLGKPLPPQYALELLTVYAWETETPDNCEGQTAQGFRTVLELVVKYLRLRIYWTFYYDIINEGVNAYLYTQVKKDRRPMILDPADPTWNVAGSNLEGWRLLAEEAKAWLKYSCFRLIDDTLVGSWDVPPEKACVFL from the exons ATGGCAGAGGATCAAAGCAGCGCTCCCATGGATCTCAGCAGCACTCCGGCTTGGGAGCTGGACAAGTTTATAAAGGATCACCTTCTTGGTGACACCACCTTCATTACTGAGATCAGAGCAGACATCGACTTCATAAGTGCTTTTCTGGAAAAGAGATGCTTCCAAGGTGCCGAAGACCCTGTGAGGGTCTCCAGGGTTGTGATG GGTGGCTCCTACAATGAATACACCGTGCTCAAGGGCAGGTCAGAGGTGGACCTAGTGGTATTGTTTAACAATCTCAAAAGCTTTGAGGATCAGTTCAGGAGACAGGAAGAGTTCATTAAAGAAATCGGGAAACACCTGTGCCAGTTGCAACACGAGAAACAATTGAGAGAGAAGTTTGAGGTCCAGAGCTCAGAGCAGCCCAACTCCAGGTCCCTGAGCTTCAAGCTGAGCTACCCTCAGTTCCAGCAGGAGGTGAAATTTGATGTGCAGCCAGCCTATGATGCCCTGT atgaagtgagagagaaagaggaagttgacTATGAAATCTACAACAAAATGTACGCCCAACTCATCCGTGAGTGCAACATCCTGAACAAGGAGGGCAAGTACTCCATTTGCTTTGTGGAGCTCCAGCAAAATTTCCTGTGGAAACGTCCACCCGAGGTGAAGAACCTCATCCGTCTGGTCAAGCACTGGTATCAACTG tGTAAGGAGAAGCTTGGGAAGCCACTGCCACCACAGTACGCCCTGGAGCTGCTCACAGTCTATGCCTGGGAAACTGAGACTCCAGACAACTGTGAAGGACAGACAGCCCAGGGTTTCCGGACTGTATTAGAACTGGTCGTTAAGTACTTAAGGCTTCGAATCTACTGGACATTTTATTATGACATTATAAATGAAGGGGTCAATGCCTACCTGTACACACAGGTCAAAAAAGACAG AAGGCCTATGATCTTGGACCCAGCTGACCCAACATGGAACGTGGCTGGTTCAAACTTAGAGGGCTGGCGCTTGCTGGCAGAAGAGGCAAAAGCCTGGCTGAAATACTCATGCTTTAGGCTCATTGATGATACCCTCGTGGGCTCCTGGGATGTGCCG CCAGAGAAAGCATGTGTCTTCCTGTGA
- the LOC143437698 gene encoding inactive 2'-5' oligoadenylate synthetase 1C-like isoform X1, translating to MAEDQSSAPMDLSSTPAWELDKFIKDHLLGDTTFITEIRADIDFISAFLEKRCFQGAEDPVRVSRVVMGGSYNEYTVLKGRSEVDLVVLFNNLKSFEDQFRRQEEFIKEIGKHLCQLQHEKQLREKFEVQSSEQPNSRSLSFKLSYPQFQQEVKFDVQPAYDALYEVREKEEVDYEIYNKMYAQLIRECNILNKEGKYSICFVELQQNFLWKRPPEVKNLIRLVKHWYQLCKEKLGKPLPPQYALELLTVYAWETETPDNCEGQTAQGFRTVLELVVKYLRLRIYWTFYYDIINEGVNAYLYTQVKKDRRPMILDPADPTWNVAGSNLEGWRLLAEEAKAWLKYSCFRLIDDTLVGSWDVPVRPCHHPVPLHTASVSPSIWRIISLKCGLLLKVSTLV from the exons ATGGCAGAGGATCAAAGCAGCGCTCCCATGGATCTCAGCAGCACTCCGGCTTGGGAGCTGGACAAGTTTATAAAGGATCACCTTCTTGGTGACACCACCTTCATTACTGAGATCAGAGCAGACATCGACTTCATAAGTGCTTTTCTGGAAAAGAGATGCTTCCAAGGTGCCGAAGACCCTGTGAGGGTCTCCAGGGTTGTGATG GGTGGCTCCTACAATGAATACACCGTGCTCAAGGGCAGGTCAGAGGTGGACCTAGTGGTATTGTTTAACAATCTCAAAAGCTTTGAGGATCAGTTCAGGAGACAGGAAGAGTTCATTAAAGAAATCGGGAAACACCTGTGCCAGTTGCAACACGAGAAACAATTGAGAGAGAAGTTTGAGGTCCAGAGCTCAGAGCAGCCCAACTCCAGGTCCCTGAGCTTCAAGCTGAGCTACCCTCAGTTCCAGCAGGAGGTGAAATTTGATGTGCAGCCAGCCTATGATGCCCTGT atgaagtgagagagaaagaggaagttgacTATGAAATCTACAACAAAATGTACGCCCAACTCATCCGTGAGTGCAACATCCTGAACAAGGAGGGCAAGTACTCCATTTGCTTTGTGGAGCTCCAGCAAAATTTCCTGTGGAAACGTCCACCCGAGGTGAAGAACCTCATCCGTCTGGTCAAGCACTGGTATCAACTG tGTAAGGAGAAGCTTGGGAAGCCACTGCCACCACAGTACGCCCTGGAGCTGCTCACAGTCTATGCCTGGGAAACTGAGACTCCAGACAACTGTGAAGGACAGACAGCCCAGGGTTTCCGGACTGTATTAGAACTGGTCGTTAAGTACTTAAGGCTTCGAATCTACTGGACATTTTATTATGACATTATAAATGAAGGGGTCAATGCCTACCTGTACACACAGGTCAAAAAAGACAG AAGGCCTATGATCTTGGACCCAGCTGACCCAACATGGAACGTGGCTGGTTCAAACTTAGAGGGCTGGCGCTTGCTGGCAGAAGAGGCAAAAGCCTGGCTGAAATACTCATGCTTTAGGCTCATTGATGATACCCTCGTGGGCTCCTGGGATGTGCCGGTGAGACCATGTCATCATCCTGTCCCCTTGCACACAGCCTCTGTCAGTCCATCTATTTGGAGAATAATCTCATTGAAATGTGGTCTTTTGCTAAAGGTTTCCACACTGGTGTAG